The Aliivibrio fischeri genome contains a region encoding:
- a CDS encoding alkyl sulfatase dimerization domain-containing protein — MTLKKSIVSLAVITTLAPTLVLAASTTNQPKEATPFTIQKNDQLKQYLNFDNKADFENASRGFIATWPEKTIKDAKGNVVWDFAKFDFINQDNGVETINPSLLRQAKLNNINGLFKVKDGVYQVRGFDLSVMSFIRGDDGWIVIDPLISPETAAAGLKLLKENVEDVPVTGVIFTHSHVDHFGGILGVTTQEEIDNGDVAIAAPEGFFSHSVAENLMAGTTMSRRSSYMYGNLLEASNKGMVDGGLGKTTSSGAPGIVKPTEIANYTGQEMTIDGVDLEVMMAQESEAPSEFMFYFPQYKTMMAAEVMTHTIHNISTLRGAKTRDASSWATYVDQALHTYGDKADTMIASHHWPTWGQENIKSQLAKTRDMYKYVHDQTLRLANKGYTPNEISATIKLPDSLGKEWYNRGYYGTVSHNARATYDYYFGAWWDGNPANLNPLTPTEEGKKYVEAMGGEKKVIEIAQAAIKKGEYRWAVTLLNNVTFANPKNMDARYLEADAMEQLGYQSESGPWRNYYLGGAKELRNGIKPVATTHTAAIAVNMPFDQFMKYLGVTVKPEVAKGMDIKVNIDVEGDGKYSMDLSNSVLKSYSGTQFDNADVNITLSRQTFESMMAKKTTLKDEIKAGQFKVSDQAKFQKFMSVFDQFNLWFGVVTP; from the coding sequence ATGACATTAAAAAAATCCATAGTATCACTTGCTGTAATTACAACATTAGCACCAACGCTTGTGCTTGCTGCTTCAACAACTAATCAACCAAAAGAAGCAACCCCTTTTACTATTCAAAAAAATGATCAACTAAAACAATATTTAAATTTTGATAATAAAGCTGATTTTGAAAATGCTTCTCGTGGTTTTATTGCTACTTGGCCAGAAAAAACGATTAAAGATGCGAAGGGAAATGTGGTTTGGGATTTCGCTAAATTTGATTTTATCAATCAGGATAATGGTGTAGAAACCATTAACCCATCACTTCTTCGTCAAGCTAAATTAAATAATATCAATGGGTTATTTAAAGTTAAAGATGGCGTGTATCAAGTGCGTGGTTTTGATTTGTCAGTTATGTCATTTATTCGTGGTGATGATGGTTGGATTGTTATTGATCCACTTATTTCTCCTGAAACTGCAGCTGCAGGCCTTAAATTATTAAAAGAAAATGTGGAAGATGTGCCTGTTACCGGTGTTATCTTTACTCACTCTCACGTTGATCATTTTGGTGGTATTTTAGGTGTAACGACTCAAGAAGAAATTGACAATGGGGATGTTGCAATTGCTGCTCCTGAAGGCTTTTTCTCGCACTCTGTTGCAGAGAATTTGATGGCTGGTACAACCATGTCACGACGTTCATCTTATATGTATGGTAACCTTCTTGAAGCAAGTAACAAAGGCATGGTTGATGGTGGTTTAGGTAAAACAACATCATCAGGAGCTCCTGGTATTGTCAAACCAACAGAAATTGCTAATTACACTGGCCAAGAAATGACAATTGACGGTGTGGACTTAGAAGTTATGATGGCTCAAGAGTCTGAGGCTCCTTCTGAGTTTATGTTTTATTTCCCGCAATATAAAACGATGATGGCTGCAGAAGTCATGACACATACTATTCATAATATTTCGACATTACGTGGTGCTAAAACTCGTGATGCGTCTTCGTGGGCTACATATGTTGATCAAGCCTTACATACCTATGGTGATAAAGCTGACACAATGATAGCTTCTCATCACTGGCCAACTTGGGGTCAGGAAAATATTAAGAGTCAGTTAGCGAAGACTCGTGATATGTATAAATACGTGCATGATCAAACATTACGCCTAGCAAACAAAGGTTATACTCCCAATGAGATTTCAGCGACAATTAAGTTACCAGATTCATTAGGCAAAGAATGGTATAACCGTGGCTATTACGGTACGGTTTCGCACAATGCTCGCGCAACCTATGATTATTACTTTGGTGCGTGGTGGGATGGCAACCCTGCAAACTTAAATCCATTAACTCCAACGGAAGAAGGTAAAAAGTACGTTGAAGCGATGGGAGGCGAGAAAAAAGTTATTGAAATAGCACAAGCTGCAATTAAAAAAGGTGAATATCGCTGGGCAGTAACTTTGCTTAATAATGTAACATTTGCGAATCCTAAAAATATGGATGCTCGTTATCTAGAAGCTGATGCTATGGAGCAACTAGGCTATCAATCTGAGTCTGGCCCTTGGAGAAACTATTATTTAGGTGGCGCTAAAGAGCTTCGAAATGGTATTAAACCTGTTGCAACAACACATACAGCAGCAATCGCAGTGAATATGCCATTTGATCAGTTTATGAAATATTTAGGGGTAACAGTTAAACCTGAAGTTGCCAAAGGCATGGACATTAAAGTGAATATTGATGTTGAAGGTGATGGAAAATACTCAATGGATTTAAGTAATTCAGTATTGAAATCATACTCAGGAACTCAATTTGATAACGCAGATGTAAATATTACGCTATCTCGTCAGACATTTGAAAGTATGATGGCGAAAAAGACAACATTGAAAGATGAAATCAAAGCGGGTCAGTTTAAAGTATCTGATCAAGCTAAGTTCCAGAAATTTATGTCTGTATTTGATCAATTTAATTTATGGTTTGGTGTTGTAACGCCATAA
- a CDS encoding 3'-5' exonuclease produces the protein MSLINAKEAAPAHTVVVLDFETTGLSPNQGDRAIEIGAVKLENGVVVDRFQGLMNPGFRVSSFIENYTGISNRMLADAASCDEVMNEFANFIQGCNLVAHNASFDKRFLDGELALIQRGYDGDFACSLLVSRRLTQEASSHKLGDLVAYHQIENDGVFHRALADAEVTASLWLVLLETLEREHGIVNPSFELMMKIGKTPKASIANFLKKNR, from the coding sequence ATGTCACTCATTAACGCTAAAGAAGCGGCACCAGCACATACTGTCGTTGTACTCGATTTCGAAACTACTGGTTTATCTCCAAATCAAGGAGATCGTGCAATCGAGATTGGTGCTGTTAAATTAGAAAATGGTGTGGTGGTTGATCGCTTTCAAGGTTTAATGAATCCGGGGTTTAGAGTCAGTTCATTTATAGAAAACTATACTGGTATTTCTAATCGTATGCTTGCAGATGCAGCCAGTTGTGATGAAGTGATGAATGAGTTTGCCAACTTTATTCAAGGTTGCAATTTGGTTGCTCATAATGCCTCGTTTGATAAGCGTTTTTTAGATGGGGAGTTAGCGTTAATCCAGCGTGGATATGATGGGGATTTTGCTTGTTCACTATTAGTTTCTAGACGATTAACTCAAGAAGCGTCGTCGCATAAATTAGGCGATTTGGTTGCTTATCATCAAATTGAAAATGATGGTGTATTTCACCGAGCATTAGCTGATGCTGAGGTTACGGCATCATTATGGTTAGTATTATTAGAGACGTTAGAAAGAGAGCACGGAATAGTAAATCCAAGCTTTGAATTAATGATGAAGATAGGTAAAACCCCTAAAGCATCCATTGCAAATTTTTTGAAAAAGAATCGCTAA
- a CDS encoding LysR family transcriptional regulator gives MDLNLLKTFDVVMNTLSVNEAAETLGNTAPAVSHTLNRLRKQYQDPLFVRKGRGIVPTNFAIELHAEIQEPLNRLLNGAKSRQAFEPKTSKRTFRISSHKDLDLMVVPPLIAYRDENAPNVKLKADIEHLNEQDRQTDLRMRKVDLILATVPLEEHGYHNKLLFEQQLVVVCSKNHPRIKDSITQEQFFAEQHLLWQTQRMDKFIMDSLVKEKLPKRKEAYTTGSVCNSIVMAAQTDWLCVTGVWHAKMLSKMTPLTILPLPFEAHPLPVYMTWHNSQHSDTGHQWLKSMFEQVTNNLIDLKL, from the coding sequence ATGGATTTAAATTTACTGAAAACGTTTGATGTTGTAATGAATACACTTAGTGTAAACGAAGCAGCTGAAACATTAGGAAACACTGCTCCGGCGGTCAGTCATACTTTAAATCGTTTACGTAAACAGTACCAAGATCCTTTATTTGTCCGTAAAGGGAGAGGAATCGTTCCAACTAACTTTGCTATAGAGCTTCATGCGGAAATTCAAGAACCACTTAATCGATTACTTAATGGCGCGAAATCTCGTCAAGCGTTTGAGCCTAAAACCAGTAAACGTACGTTTCGTATATCAAGTCATAAAGATTTAGATTTGATGGTGGTTCCTCCATTAATTGCTTATCGGGATGAAAATGCACCTAATGTAAAGCTTAAAGCAGATATTGAGCATTTAAATGAGCAAGACAGACAAACAGATTTACGAATGCGTAAAGTGGATTTAATTCTTGCTACTGTTCCTTTAGAAGAGCATGGTTATCACAATAAACTGCTTTTTGAGCAACAGCTTGTTGTTGTATGCAGTAAAAACCATCCAAGGATTAAAGACAGTATTACTCAAGAACAGTTTTTTGCTGAGCAGCACTTATTGTGGCAAACCCAAAGAATGGATAAATTCATTATGGATTCTTTGGTAAAAGAAAAATTGCCTAAAAGAAAAGAAGCTTATACAACGGGTTCTGTATGTAACTCTATCGTAATGGCAGCTCAAACGGATTGGCTCTGTGTTACTGGAGTATGGCATGCCAAGATGTTATCTAAAATGACACCACTTACTATTTTACCTTTGCCCTTTGAAGCCCACCCCTTACCTGTTTATATGACATGGCATAATTCACAGCACTCTGATACTGGTCATCAGTGGCTCAAATCTATGTTTGAGCAAGTAACTAATAACCTGATAGATTTAAAATTATAA
- a CDS encoding lytic polysaccharide monooxygenase, whose translation MTNKLTSLTIAFVGALSSMGAQAHGWVEYPSARQNTCYLDGGFWDNTIPNQACQAAYDESGAFPFVQRNEVAANVPNYQDMAHVQAIVRDGHLCSAGDAAKSGLNLGSLHWQKTAIALDANNQIELIFNATAPHNPSYWQFYLSNENYDPTVPLTWGDFVLIDTAGNVPVGEDKKYRIKITLPADRSDSAVLYTRWQREDAAGEGFYNCSDISFNGSGTTPPKPTDPVEPPQYSDLGYYINQGFGPVESGDTVRFRTFDSTGTETTDISLAITANNTSTWSAELAGQFNQLKNKEWFIGIWHQEMNHYMYDSNNIYANKVFAPTANVSYQLSLIKADITPPVEPPVEPSNPWDKTATYNAGDIVDHNGKAWVAQWWTKGEEPGTTGEWGVWRK comes from the coding sequence ATGACTAATAAATTAACTTCGCTCACTATTGCTTTTGTTGGCGCATTATCTTCAATGGGAGCACAAGCACATGGCTGGGTTGAATACCCTAGTGCAAGACAAAATACCTGTTATTTAGATGGAGGTTTTTGGGATAACACCATTCCCAATCAAGCGTGTCAGGCTGCTTATGATGAATCTGGCGCTTTTCCTTTTGTTCAGCGAAATGAAGTTGCCGCTAATGTACCTAATTATCAAGATATGGCACACGTTCAAGCGATTGTTCGTGATGGTCACTTATGTTCCGCAGGTGATGCTGCTAAGTCTGGATTAAACTTAGGCTCATTACATTGGCAGAAAACAGCGATAGCACTGGATGCAAATAACCAGATAGAGTTGATCTTTAATGCGACAGCCCCACATAACCCTTCTTACTGGCAGTTTTATCTTTCTAATGAAAATTATGATCCAACGGTTCCACTTACTTGGGGAGATTTTGTTCTTATTGATACTGCAGGTAATGTTCCTGTTGGAGAAGATAAAAAATACCGAATTAAAATAACATTACCAGCAGATAGAAGTGATTCTGCGGTTCTTTATACGCGTTGGCAGCGTGAAGATGCAGCAGGTGAAGGATTTTATAACTGTAGTGACATTTCATTTAACGGCTCAGGCACAACACCACCAAAGCCAACCGATCCTGTTGAGCCACCACAATACTCAGACTTAGGCTATTACATTAATCAAGGATTTGGACCTGTTGAATCTGGAGATACGGTTCGTTTTAGAACGTTTGATTCTACAGGAACTGAAACTACGGATATTAGCTTAGCTATTACAGCAAATAATACATCAACATGGTCAGCCGAATTGGCAGGGCAGTTTAATCAACTCAAGAACAAAGAGTGGTTCATTGGTATTTGGCATCAAGAAATGAATCATTATATGTATGATTCAAATAATATTTATGCAAATAAAGTTTTTGCACCTACAGCGAATGTGAGTTACCAGCTGTCTTTAATTAAAGCCGATATCACCCCACCTGTTGAGCCGCCAGTAGAACCGTCAAATCCATGGGATAAAACCGCAACGTACAATGCAGGCGATATCGTGGATCATAACGGAAAAGCATGGGTGGCACAGTGGTGGACAAAAGGTGAAGAGCCAGGAACGACAGGTGAATGGGGAGTGTGGCGAAAGTAA
- a CDS encoding ABC-F family ATPase translates to MIQSNNITMQFGAEPLFENISAKFGNGNRYGLIGANGCGKSTFMKILSGALTPSSGNVSMTPGQKLGVLSQDQFAFEQFNVIDVVIMGDKKLWEIKQERDRIYSLPEMSEEDGMKVAELESEFAEMDGYSAESRAGDILIQAGIDESLHFGLMQQVAPGWKLRVLLAQALFANPDILLLDEPTNNLDIHTINWLAEELNQRKCTMIIISHDRHFLNSVCTHMADIDYGELRIYPGNYEYFLEASSLIREQLLAGNAKKEAEINELQDFVNRFGANASKAKQASSRAKKMEKITLDEVKSSSRMSPSINFGEGKKLHRQALELENLGHGFDGDVLFKGGDLLLEAGTRLAVIGENGVGKTTFLRCLVQDLKQNEGIVKWSENASVGYCPQDSTADFDNDLSIFDWISQWRTTKHDDLMVRGILGRLLFTADDANKKARNCSGGEKNRLLFGKLMMQDINVLVMDEPTNHMDMEAIEALNNALKVYPGTLIFVSHDREFVSSLATHIIDIKDKKIINFQGTYDEYLDHQVKMLQVKIA, encoded by the coding sequence TTGATACAATCAAACAATATCACTATGCAGTTTGGCGCAGAGCCTTTATTCGAAAACATTTCAGCAAAATTTGGCAACGGTAACCGTTATGGTTTGATCGGGGCGAATGGTTGCGGAAAATCAACCTTCATGAAGATTCTAAGTGGCGCATTAACTCCTAGCTCTGGCAACGTATCAATGACACCGGGACAAAAGTTAGGTGTGCTAAGTCAAGATCAATTTGCGTTTGAGCAATTTAACGTAATCGATGTTGTGATCATGGGTGACAAAAAATTATGGGAAATCAAACAAGAGCGTGACCGTATCTATTCATTACCTGAAATGAGTGAAGAAGACGGTATGAAAGTGGCAGAGCTTGAAAGTGAATTTGCTGAAATGGACGGTTACAGCGCTGAAAGTCGTGCTGGTGACATCTTAATCCAAGCTGGTATTGATGAATCACTTCATTTTGGTTTAATGCAGCAAGTGGCACCCGGTTGGAAATTGCGTGTGTTATTGGCACAAGCTCTGTTTGCAAATCCTGATATTTTGTTACTTGATGAACCAACCAACAACTTGGATATTCATACGATCAACTGGTTAGCTGAAGAGCTAAATCAACGTAAATGTACCATGATCATCATTTCGCACGACAGACACTTCTTGAACTCTGTATGTACGCATATGGCGGATATTGATTATGGTGAATTACGTATCTATCCTGGTAATTATGAGTATTTCTTAGAAGCATCTAGCTTGATCCGTGAGCAATTGCTAGCTGGAAATGCGAAAAAAGAAGCTGAGATTAATGAGCTACAAGATTTCGTAAACCGTTTTGGTGCTAATGCATCGAAAGCGAAACAAGCAAGTTCTCGTGCTAAGAAAATGGAAAAGATCACTCTGGATGAAGTTAAGTCATCTAGCCGTATGAGCCCATCAATTAACTTTGGTGAAGGTAAAAAATTACACCGTCAAGCATTAGAGCTTGAAAATTTAGGTCATGGTTTTGATGGTGATGTTCTATTTAAAGGCGGAGACTTACTGCTTGAAGCGGGTACACGTTTAGCGGTAATTGGTGAGAATGGTGTAGGTAAAACCACCTTCTTACGTTGTTTAGTTCAAGACTTAAAACAAAACGAAGGTATTGTTAAATGGTCTGAAAACGCTTCTGTCGGTTATTGTCCTCAAGATAGCACTGCTGATTTTGATAATGATTTAAGTATTTTCGATTGGATCTCTCAATGGCGTACCACTAAGCACGATGATCTTATGGTTCGTGGTATTTTAGGTCGTTTGTTATTTACTGCTGATGATGCAAATAAGAAAGCGCGTAACTGTTCAGGTGGTGAGAAGAACCGTTTATTATTTGGCAAGTTAATGATGCAAGATATCAATGTACTTGTTATGGATGAACCAACAAACCACATGGATATGGAAGCGATTGAAGCTCTGAATAATGCGTTAAAAGTGTACCCAGGTACGCTAATCTTTGTAAGTCATGACCGTGAGTTTGTATCGTCTCTTGCAACGCATATCATTGATATTAAAGATAAGAAGATCATTAACTTCCAAGGCACTTATGATGAATATTTAGATCATCAAGTTAAAATGCTTCAGGTTAAAATTGCCTAA
- a CDS encoding catalase, with protein sequence MSKKLTTAAGCPVAHNQNVQTAGKRGPQLLQDVWFLEKLAHFDREVIPERRMHAKGSGAYGTFTVTHDITKYTKAKLFSEIGKQTELFARFTTVAGERGAADAERDIRGFALKFYTEEGNWDLVGNNTPVFFLRDPLKFPDLNHAVKRDPRTNMRSAKNNWDFWTSLPEALHQVTIVMSDRGIPATYRHMHGFGSHTFSFINSDNERFWVKFHFKSQQGIKNLSDAEAAQVIGQDRESHQRDLLESIDNQDFPKWTLKVQIMPEADAATVPYNPFDLTKVWPHKDYPLIEVGEFELNRNPQNFFAEVEQSAFNPANVVPGISFSPDKMLQGRLFAYGDAQRYRLGVNHQHIPVNAPRCPVHSYHRDGAMRVDGNFGSTLGYEPNNEGQWAEQPDFAEPALNLDGAAAHWDHREDEDYFSQPGDLFRLMTAEQQAILFDNTARNLNGVPKEIQLRHLRHCYKADPAYGEGIGKLLDIDVSEFN encoded by the coding sequence ATGAGTAAGAAGTTAACAACAGCAGCAGGCTGTCCTGTTGCACATAACCAAAATGTTCAAACTGCGGGTAAACGTGGCCCTCAATTATTGCAAGATGTGTGGTTTTTAGAAAAACTGGCGCATTTTGATCGTGAAGTTATTCCTGAGCGTCGTATGCATGCGAAAGGCTCTGGTGCTTACGGTACATTTACGGTTACTCACGACATTACGAAATATACGAAAGCAAAATTGTTTTCTGAAATTGGTAAACAAACCGAGTTATTCGCGCGTTTTACAACGGTAGCTGGTGAGCGTGGTGCTGCTGATGCTGAGCGTGATATTCGTGGTTTTGCATTAAAATTCTACACAGAAGAAGGTAACTGGGATTTGGTTGGTAATAATACACCCGTATTCTTCCTACGTGATCCACTAAAATTCCCTGATTTAAACCACGCAGTGAAACGCGATCCTCGCACAAATATGCGAAGCGCTAAAAATAACTGGGATTTTTGGACATCACTACCTGAAGCACTTCATCAAGTGACCATCGTAATGAGTGATCGTGGTATTCCTGCAACATACCGTCATATGCATGGTTTTGGTAGCCACACGTTTAGTTTTATTAATAGCGATAATGAGCGTTTTTGGGTTAAATTCCACTTTAAATCACAACAAGGCATTAAAAACTTGTCAGATGCTGAAGCTGCACAAGTGATTGGTCAAGATCGTGAAAGTCATCAACGTGATTTACTTGAAAGTATTGATAACCAAGATTTCCCTAAATGGACACTAAAAGTTCAGATCATGCCAGAAGCGGATGCGGCAACAGTGCCTTACAATCCGTTTGATTTAACAAAAGTATGGCCACATAAAGATTATCCTTTGATTGAAGTGGGTGAGTTTGAGTTAAACCGTAATCCGCAAAACTTCTTTGCTGAAGTAGAGCAATCAGCATTTAACCCAGCAAACGTAGTTCCTGGTATTAGCTTCTCTCCAGATAAGATGCTACAAGGTCGTTTATTTGCTTACGGTGATGCACAACGCTACCGTTTAGGTGTAAACCACCAACATATTCCTGTGAACGCTCCTCGTTGTCCTGTTCACAGTTATCACCGTGATGGTGCTATGCGTGTTGATGGTAACTTTGGTAGCACGCTAGGTTATGAACCAAATAATGAAGGCCAATGGGCTGAGCAACCTGATTTTGCAGAACCAGCATTAAATCTTGATGGTGCAGCTGCGCATTGGGATCACCGTGAAGATGAAGATTACTTTTCACAACCGGGTGATCTATTCCGCCTAATGACCGCAGAGCAACAAGCTATATTGTTTGATAATACTGCTCGTAACTTAAATGGCGTACCAAAAGAGATTCAACTTCGTCATTTAAGACATTGTTATAAAGCTGACCCTGCTTATGGTGAAGGTATCGGTAAACTGCTTGATATTGATGTAAGCGAATTTAATTGA